Part of the Carassius auratus strain Wakin linkage group LG28B, ASM336829v1, whole genome shotgun sequence genome, ctaatgtgTAGGCTATATTTACCTTCAGAAAgctttgttttttgcatttatttctgtttgttttgtccTCATTCTTCATTAGTTAAGAATCTGTTGATGTAACCGTTTTCTTGATTATTTAATGAAGCATAAGGCATATTGTGATAAAGCCAATATCATATGGTTAATATGATACACAtgtatattttctctctcttcttgttTTTCTGATACAGACGTTATAATGAATGTAAATGATATGCATTAAACCGTTCAGGGAGCATGAACTTCCTGTTAGGGTTCAGTGATGTTTAGATCTAGTAGCTGGGAGGCCATTACAGATATTAAACTTCATCCTGATGTTTCTAAAAGCACTCTTCAGTTTGTTTAgcagtgtgtttgagagtgttatCCTGGAGCAGGGATTCCCAAACGTTCTTTCAGCTGAACTCCTTAACTTCATATAATATTTACTTGAAAGATTTAGATTTTGGTCTTGATTTTCTGCTGTTGGGTAATGCTAAGTTCACAGCAAAGCATCTCACATTAAATACCTCATTCAATCATGTAGAGCTTTTTATCTTGCTTCATCTTCTCTAGCCAAAGTTAAGAGGAATTTTATTTAAACCAAGGCCGCCTTCTTGAATCGAGTCCGATTTATTGAGGCAGACAGGTTTGTGGGAAGTGTCTTTGACAGAGGACTGTATCTCTGTagagttgctgtaggcctcttgtGACCTCTCTAACTGCTGCGCACAGTTTTAAGGAGGCAGATGCACCGCTCACATTTGTCATTTGTAATCATAGCCTCAAAGAGCTTTGAAAAGTTaaagaattttaaaatgtaaaaattagcaGATGTGCTCAATTGCAAAGGATTCACActggactcttttttttcttctgctgactgcagGTGTCTCAAGATTTAACTTGTAAACCTGAGCAACTTTAATCCTCAGGTTGTACCATGTGACTAGTTTGAGCAGCCTGTCTGaatgttatatgtttttttttttccaccctgCAGCTCAAGTTACTTGACCGCTGCTCTTGAGTTTGAGAAGGAGCATCAAATCAATCCTGTGTTCGACTCTCCCAGAATGTCTCGCCGTAGTTTGAGGCTACAGACCAGCGGTGGTTTTTATGGGGACAACAGCCTCACTGAGCGCACAGGCGTTTACAGTGTCGGCTCCTACAAGCAGACCAGCTCCAGCAGCAGCTCCAGGTCAGATCTTCTTCTCCCCGTCAGTGGAAGATAACAAAGTGTGCAACATTACCTCTTATCAAGAAACCCACACAGCCTCATGCCAGAACCTCTACGCGAGATGAGCGCCATGCTTTTGTCATCATCAttggaaaatgttacattttaaaactgttaaGCCCATGTGTCTTGTTACTGTGAACATCTTTGCTTCAAGGGAAGGAGGGTATCTTAAATTTATAGAAATATGCAAATAGTGACAGTCAGCATCTCGGCTTGCACTGGTAAAAGAGGTCGAGCTGTAATGACTGACATGTTGGTGCTTGAGTAAAGTGAATGAAGAAAAATGAATGACATGGTGAAAATAGCATCTTTCCATCCTTAAAAAAATTCCCTGAAAAGATATATTTGTGCGATCAGCCCGGAAGCGAATATTTTACATGACTTAGAGCAAGTTTGTACAACTTGCGTGTCGGTGCTTAATCATGGGCCATTAAACTGACACCGTGTAAGCATGTAAGCATAGTACTATTACTATTTTTGCAAGTAGTATTTTGTctcttttaaaaagcattttaaatacttttgagcAAATCCGCATATTACCGATAGACACTGAAgattagagtaatgatgctgaaaattcagctacaCATCAGGAATCAATTACATATTAAATCCTTACaggtatttttgtatttttgttttgtttttttgttttttttacactgtatgtttgatcaaataactgGAGCCTTGGCGAGCACGAGAggcctctttcaaaaacataaaaaaaaaaaaaaccttaccgaTCTCAACATTTTCagaagtactgtatatataaatgaacTGAATTCCTTCTATTACCAAAAATGTACTCTGTGATCATGTGATCTAAAATGACACATCCTTATGATTCATTATAAAAACCTAGCATCATTTATATAAGATCTTAACTGGGATTTCAAAATCTCATTTCTCTAGCGCTTGCAAAAGCTATTAGAGGAAAATATTCTATAAATACTCTTGCATGCACCAAATGGGGAAAACTtgcacaattttaaataaattgcaatTGTGTGTCTGCAACATATGACTGAATAAGTGAATATAGGTTGTACTAGCATTGCATAATCACTTTCAAATGTGATTGTCCTGCTGTATATTTCCCCACAGGACTGTGCGGAGCAGGAGGCAGCAGCAGAGCTCATCCGTGTACGAGTCTGAGAGCGTGACTCAGACTCCTCAGAAAGACCAGACCCTGTCAGACCTGAGTTTCAGCAGTACAGTCAGTGATGCATCTCTGATCTCCAGCCTGCTGGATCAGTCCACACTCAGACAGAGCTATCTGTTTCTGTAATCTATTTGTTTGGTTTTCTCTTAATGATGTGTTCAGCACAGAGAAGAAGAACTGCTCACAGCTCTCTGTTGGAGAATGGAGACATCAGTAAAACAGAGACGCACTCTAATCTGGCTAACGGCTATATTTGTAAAGACTGCTCGTTCCATGGCGACGGGAAGGAGGACGAAACTTCATATTCCTTACCGTACTCCACATCTGTGTCTTCAGCGTATCAGACAGCTGGAGATGCCGCTATAACCAGTTCTCTGAACAGTGTTGACAAGACAGGTGAGGACACGAAGATGTCAAGTCGCAAACATCGCCTCTCCGTATTTCAAAACACTTCATTGAAGTAGTTtaccccaaaaaagaaaaattggaaGAATTGGTTTGCTTTTTCATCATAGTAGATATGAAGATTTTAAGCattacattacatcacttgctcaccaaaggatcctctgcagtgaatgggtgccgtcagaatgagagtccaaacctctgttaaaaacatcaccataatccacaccactccaatccatcaataACACGTTTGTAAGGAGCAGATCCATCATTAAGACTTTTGTTCACTTAAAACCCTTGCTTCCTGCTGAAATATGATTCCTCGATCCATGATATTgctttctcctgtgaaaaagtTATCTTTCTGAATCTGAAGATAAATATGCACACATCCAAcgctgtttacaagccaaaaccgCTCTAagcaaatatgtgggtggattttgatatgAGACGACAACAGTAGAtcgactttttcactggaggaggtgttgttatggattatggactttttttttggccagaagcgacactttaaagttaaaatgatggatttgtttcttacaagcatcgaattttcactttttaactgatggactggagtggtgtggattatggtgatgtttttaacagctgtttggactctcatttctgatggcacccattcactgcagaggatccaaatctgaaaactcatctacattttggatggcctgaggtttaatacattttcagcaaccttcatattgttgtgtttttgtttccagtgttaattttgacacaaaattttaatttagttttagtcttagtcttttgactataattctttttagttttagtcaagttttagtcatctgatttgttttaattttagtcttattttagtcgactaaaattgcttggtattttagtcgactaaaataagactaaaatcaataacagatttactagacaattttttacagctggtataggaaacaaacttaaccaaaatatataaaacacaaattcaactttatttcaacacaactgtgtctttatttcgattcaaaagcttttatgcagcaacaaacactgtcatgataatctaaacaataactagctgccaactgaccatcaataaaagaaaaataacgttaggtccaggaccttaaagcttacagctgagctgaacaataagtgcatacatttaaagtaaatatttaataagttgggtggataaaaaaagtaacaagattttataaggtattcatttgtctagcaatattgtatgttttaaatactacaatattgctagatttgtatgtataatgataggatgtgaacattcatgtttcacatgactaatatagaaatatttgtgatattgtcaacaagtagaacattataaaatatactaaacattagtattaatcaaatgtatttatcatgatattacgtattagtattgtgctcgcatctaatttgaagaaggggctattttacagtacttttcagttcgtaatatttaatgctacaacatctacgcactgcactattccaattttgcttagctcaataaacaaaagaacatcgttgtgaaattacatttgagaaaatgtccgggtggctcgtctgtaaatgtcttttcaaattggttgtgttcttgccacgaatgagcgctccgcgtgctttacactttgttttgttttgttcgtcgtcaaacgtgaagtgagctgtcgacattttgtcgctcttttagacagtagggactttaagcaacagctgcgaatggaacggctacagcgaccggaagtttgccgtcacaccgctgtagccaagaacgtaaaagtcactaagcaacggtaaaacagaacagcgcaacgcagcattaattcatttattgagatccaaaaaatatataatttaaaaaagcaagagaaggattgcttttggcgttaaatgacaatcttttgtcagaagaggagtttttaatattgtatgatgtaaataagtctaaaaacataacatttatttacctaacctctcacgttgtagcgactctggcaaatcagctgttctcccgtagtagaccgttaaattagaacgtcagaaagtagcagttaaattcgcgcaggcgcaatacaatgccagaatggcgttgccgttccaccagaggctgttgcttaaagtccctatcacctcttcgaatgccgacttcccgggagctcataaaaactgaaaaccttcgcttcacgtctcaataagtcaggctctgattggttctcttctctcatgcagtctgttctgttttgccggttcttttgctcattcctcgcatctctcccgtctgctgatttgattttcgtcacagtctattttcgtctcgtcctttattcgttgacgataatgtcaatcaatttagtcatagttttagtctccatcagtgccttctattttagttttcgtttcgttttcgtcggcaaaaatatattcgtgacgaaaataatgacgaaaatatttagtcaacgaaattaacactgtttgTTTCAATAATTTGTTTAACATACTTATTTTTTATTCGCAATGAATATTTGAAGTAGAGAAAGGCATTTTAAATGAAGAAGGAAATAATCTCTCATTTTCAAGTTTGGAAATATGTCCActttatatatctgtgtgtgtgtgtgtgtgcgcaaatTCATGCCCACTCATGTTATGTGAAGTAAAGTGAAAAGCATGCACGAATTAGAGATGAGCAAGTGTTtatttgctctgtgtgtgtttcagctcatGACCGGTACTGTGGCAGTGTGAACGTACGAGATCTGGTGACCACAGACAGCCATCTCAATCTCAATGGCTCACTCTGTAAGTACACACAGGATACTAAACCTTCCTTCAGATGCGAAAGCAACCACAGCTACTACAGCTAATGAACTGTTATATCATATGACACTGACGTTTGTGTGGCTAAACATATtttagcagaaaatcagcatCAACAGAAGTCTAGACTGCATTTTGTCACTTCCACAAAGGTGGTCTTGTTAGCTGTTCTTCAAGTCTGTCAGGGGAAGCAACCAGTATTTGGTCTCATTGGGTTATAATCCATCATTCTCGGAGGTTAAGAAAGAGTTAATTGAACCACATGCTGATTCGAGTGGATTTCCATGTTGATGAGCGCTAAGCTCCAGATTGTTTTTGTATGGCTAGCTTAAGTGAAGAACCTAAGCCTGATGATTAGCAGAGCATGTGATTGACCCATTCTAAATGACAACTGAGTTTAAGGATGACAAATGATGAAATTAAACAGATCCAAACATTGGAATTCAAGAGTCTGGGACACTGGATGAAACAACAAGTCTGAAGCTGACACTTGAGctatttgtgatgtttttatgttgCCTTCCTGTctatatctattattattatattatattattattatattatatttttattatattatatttttatttacatgaagTATGTTACATTTTAAgcagttttcattcattttcaatgtattattttatatattcagcttaaaatttttgtggaaactgtaaaggaatttcttttcttttccaagattattttcttagaacatcgaaagaacagcatttatttgaaattcaaatgatcCTTTgtaaacattctaaatgtcttaactgtcactttaaatcaatttaatgcatccttgctgaaagaaAGCATTCATGTGTTGTAAAGTATAtgttttactgaccccaaactttgttTTGAATGTATTACTTTAGGAATGTATGTTCTAGGCTTCATTCATCTGCTGTGTATTGTTTCCATGAATACACTGTGGTAAAACTGTGAATGTGTCACATGACTGTGATGTTGTCATCCTTGTTGGTTTTCAGGTGATGACTGTAAAGGAAAACAGCACATGGAAATCCACACGGAGCACAAACGCTATTCCTATTCCTCCCAGCATGTATACGCAGCCTTGTGGGCGCTTGTTTCTTACACAGGTTATACACCACCTTCAGATCTATACACACCTTCCCAGTAGATGTCGACTTCAGTGTCTCGTTCCAGTAGAGCTACCTGGATTTATGTTTTTCATCTTCATTTCATTTGTTAGCCGAAAGATTCTGTAAGTCACTGATGAGAGAGAGATGGTGTTGTCTGATTGTGTTCTGTTTTGATGGTGCACACCCAGGTTACGGGCTTCTGCGGGTTTGCCGAGGTTTGGGCTCGGCCGGTGCGTTTGTGACCCGGAAGCTGAAGTCCCTTCTGTGGCTGGCAGTGTGTTCTCCAGGTTGATATAAATTCAGACTCCAGCATGCTTGTCTGTGTCTCTTGCTCTCTCCTTTCCCTCATATCAGTGTGGCTAATTAGACTTCTGCATCTATTTGACTTGTTCGCACAGTGAACCTACAACACTTTTGTCTGAAGACTCAAATCATTTTAACCAGCATTTCCTTTCTTAGCTTCTCGGCTGTGGTGGTTCCAGTCCATCCGTCTCTGTTTCTGAATCTTTGACTAATAATACTCTTCTTTAAAGCAATTAAACCTGTCAGTGTGTCACTTGGAGCAACTTGCACTCCATATAACGTCCTCCTCTGCTCTGGACAGGGAAAGCAGCGACTGGCGCCTTCTGGTGGCTGGGAACAGGATGGTATCAGCTGGTCGCACTCATGTCTCTGATCAATGTCTTTCTTCTCACCAGGTAAACGGTTTGAGTTTGATCCTTAATAGAAATCTTGGCTTTGTTTTCTTGCACAATAATTatgttttatgctgttttttttttttgtgtcggAATGCAATCATTATCCCTCGTGTGCGTATGATAAATGTAGTTTTTGAgtgttttctctctgtctgtcaggtGTCTGCCCAAACTACTGAAGCTTCTTCTGTTTCTGCTCCCCTTGCTGCTGCTGTTCGGTGAGATTGTAATAAGACTGATTTGTAACACTGCTATTAATGCTAaaggaattaatttaatttaagcatCTGTTAGatgctgtataaatgtatattaaaaaaagcaaTTGTACAGTGTTTTACATGAGCATGAGGTGgtctttagttaaaaaaaaaaaaaaaaaaaaatcttaccaacttgaatcttttgaatggtaatttAACTTTGCACCGAAACAGGAGCTAGGTGCTTCACTAGAGTCATACTAGTATATGCAACGTTTGCAAGTTAATGTTATACTTCTGTAACAGtgtaaaattagcatattttaagTGTGTATTGACATTGCCTGCAGGCTTGCGTGTTAGGCTTCCATTGAAAGTGAGTCACACGttaacaaacacatttttcatttatatttaaaagattaGGGCCATGCGGTAAGCTGGTCATCAAAAGTATGTCACAAAGAGCAGTGTTATacatatgaagagtttatttgcaaaaacagatcaCTCTGTTTTCTTAAGTTTTCCCAAatcgtaatttttatgatgatgaTATGTTTTTATTGTGTCAGTTAGctatattatttagttattttttaacctaatcaaaataacccagattaattggaatgcataatgggaaaatatatatatattatatatataatatataatttttttttttttttttttttttttattgttaaaactgCTTTTTCATTACTCCTTTTAGAGTCTTAATATAGAGAGActagttttattaaaaacagacaTTGTTGTTGCAGTTCATTCTGGTGACACTAGTGGCACAGAAACCCTTGTTATGATCCAAACATTCCTTCAGGAAACCAATGGCACTCATAAACAGCCACTATTGTGCAATCCAGCAGTTATAACCCAGATGGTGTTGCTTAGTCTCTTATTCACTTATTCAGgattgaacaaacacacacattctctctctctctccctccctccctcttcaaatacattatttgaatttGACTTCATATCACTGAAGTCCtttctaaatatcttttttttttttttttggtaccagAAAGTCCATAAACATCTAAAAGCAGCTTCTGATCAAAGACTGAGATTTCTCTCTGTTTGCAGGTTTATGGTACCTTGGTCCGCCCATCGCTCTGTCCTTCCTTCCAGCTGTAAACCTCACCGAGTGGAAAACAGCAGTCACTTCTTTCCCATCGCTCCCTTCTCTCCCATCTCTTCCCTCTTTACCTGCATTACCTTCTTTCACACAAGAACCACTGGCTGAAGAACAGCACATCTCAGCCCCGGTGATCTCACAGGTAACAAACCGAGGCCAGTCTGTAGAGGATGATGTCTTGTGTCAAATCTGATATTCACACATCAATACATGAATCTGAATTCTCTCAGGCTGCGTCAGAGTCCATTACCAGCGAGCGTTTGGCTCGGCTGGAGCTGCGTGTGGCGGAGCTGTGGGAAAGCATCAGACAGGGGGAGCTGAAGGCTAAACAGCAGCGAGAGGAGGCCGTTGGTTTGGTGCAGGCCCTTGAGCATCAGatgaacacacagacagacagagagagcctCAGCCTGTGGGTTTCTCAGCTCCTGGAGCCCAAGTTCACCGCGCTCaagggagagatggagagagtagCACTTAACAGGGCAGAGGTCAGAATGAGTGCACAGCTTATGACTTGACTATTAGCTTTCATATTCTCTATTAGTTTGTTTTGATCTTTCCAAAGTGATCGCCAAAAGGTTAACATTCTATGGGACTGTCCTGCTTTTAATGATATTATTCAACAGTTTCTTCTAAAATTGCATTATTagatgttttacttaaaaaatacatttaaatacaaactgAAATAGGTTAAATCGTTATTAtcattttgtttcttcttttttttcttcatgaatatatatttacatattttgccATGACTGTTGCCTTTGAAGCTGATAtggctttttaaatcaaataaatatggaaGCACATCATCATGTTTAATGTTGTTATTATACATcaattttattcataaatgttattgttatttattatttttttaatctttggaAAATTTGTCACTTTCTATGAATGcatactttatgtatttattataatgctgttgtttatgaagcttaattgtattttttgcCATGAATATAAGGATATAAAGTAAGCAAAAAAttgcaaattcaaaataaaatggaaGCGTTTTTAAAATTCCTGCTTTTAATGTTACTAAGCAATGATTTTATTCGGAAAtttcattaatgtttttgaaaatatatttccctGAGAAAATGTCTTGCTTCTATGTCACCTGTTTAAGTACAGTATTTTGTCTGGATGTtatcatactgtttttttttttttttactctcacaaTGTCTTCCAGTCTGAGGAACAGTACGTGCAGCATCAGACGAGTCTCGAAGCTCGACTAGCCGAGCTGGAGCTCCTGCTGAAGAGCCTGAACTCTAGAACTGAGGTATAAACACCCCCcacacttatttatttagttattctaCCCCTCCATCTAATTCTGTCTCAATCACAGGAGCTCCATCTCACACAGCAGACTCCGGTGCAGGCTTCCGTCAGGTAGACATGCTAATACATCACATGTTTTGGGCTCCTCCTGTCTGAGTATTGATGTTCCTCCTGTGTTTCCCGCTGCAGTGTTGGAGTCTCTCAGGAGAAGCATGATGCTTTGCTCACTGAGGTTCAGAGGCTGGAAGCAGAGCTGGGCCGCATCAGAGGAGACCTGCAAGGAATGATGGGATGTAACGGGAAGTGTGACCAACTCGACACCATACATGAGACCGTATGTAATCTTTATGTACAGCACAGAATACATTCATcctgcttttttgtgtgtgtatatatatgagtCCTATCTCTTCTCCAGGTGTCTGCGCAGGTGAAGGAACAGTTGTACGCTCTGTTGTACGGTCGAGACGGAGCTGAAGCAGAGATCCCCGAGCCGCTGATGCCCTGGCTGGCTTCTCAGTACACACGCTCATCTGACCTCACCGCCACCCTCGTGACCCTGGAGCGCAGCATTCTGGGAAATCTGTCCCTGCAGCTGCAGGAGAGCAGACAGCAGCAGTTCTCGGCTGAAACGGTTACTCAGACGGTGGCCCACACCGCCGGGGCTGCTGGGATGTCAGAGGAGGTACTATAACTGTTGTTTTGTTATACACtggtgttcaaaagtttggggtcagtaagatgttttttatttgaaacaaattaatacatgtattcggcaaggatacattaaaatgaatcaaaagtgataatgaagacatttataatcttacaaaagatgaactttctgttcataaaAGACACAGTAGTATCACAGTAAAAATGTATctccattttaaaaatgttaagcaccaaaacttttcttttttttttgccttaataTTAATAAgcgttcttgagcagcaaatcaacatatctgaatgatttctaaaggatcatgtgacactgaagactggagtaatgatgctgaaaactcatctttgaccacaggaataaattatcttaatatatattcaaatggaaaatagatatttttacaattttaatagtatttcacagtatctacagttttactgtatttttgaacaaataaatgctgccttaaaACTTAGTTTACTGACCCCAACTTAAAAGGGAAGTGTATACGTCTTGCTCTTTTCAAATGGACTCATTAATATCAATATCATGAAATAACAAGCAGTCTGTCTGGTAGAATATTAATGAAATCTTATGTAACTGTGATGAAGTTCTGTGAAGAATCCAGTGAAAATGgatttgatgatttttttcttttgttaacatACCAGTGTACTTTAAATCTCTCTTCTAATAATGGCTGTGTTTCTCAGCAAGTCCAGCTGATGGTCCAGCGTGCACTGAAGCTGTACTCTGAGGATCGCACCGGACAGGTGGACTACGCTCTGGAGTCTGGAGGTAAGCCCGGCTACAAAACACACAACCCCTTAAACATCACCAACCCTTTAAAGAGGCTTGTAcatgagacgtgtgtgtgtgtgtgtgtgtgtgtgtgtgca contains:
- the LOC113067656 gene encoding SUN domain-containing protein 1-like, producing the protein MVKLRAQQMTMDFSRLHTYTPPQCTPDNTGYTYSLSSSYLTAALEFEKEHQINPVFDSPRMSRRSLRLQTSGGFYGDNSLTERTGVYSVGSYKQTSSSSSSRTVRSRRQQQSSSVYESESVTQTPQKDQTLSDLSFSSTVSDASLISSLLDQSTLRQTQRRRTAHSSLLENGDISKTETHSNLANGYICKDCSFHGDGKEDETSYSLPYSTSVSSAYQTAGDAAITSSLNSVDKTAHDRYCGSVNVRDLVTTDSHLNLNGSLCDDCKGKQHMEIHTEHKRYSYSSQHVYAALWALVSYTGYGLLRVCRGLGSAGAFVTRKLKSLLWLAVCSPGKAATGAFWWLGTGWYQLVALMSLINVFLLTRCLPKLLKLLLFLLPLLLLFGLWYLGPPIALSFLPAVNLTEWKTAVTSFPSLPSLPSLPSLPALPSFTQEPLAEEQHISAPVISQAASESITSERLARLELRVAELWESIRQGELKAKQQREEAVGLVQALEHQMNTQTDRESLSLWVSQLLEPKFTALKGEMERVALNRAESEEQYVQHQTSLEARLAELELLLKSLNSRTEELHLTQQTPVQASVSVGVSQEKHDALLTEVQRLEAELGRIRGDLQGMMGCNGKCDQLDTIHETVSAQVKEQLYALLYGRDGAEAEIPEPLMPWLASQYTRSSDLTATLVTLERSILGNLSLQLQESRQQQFSAETVTQTVAHTAGAAGMSEEQVQLMVQRALKLYSEDRTGQVDYALESGGGSILSTRCSETYETKTALMSLFGIPLWYFSQSPRVVIQPDMYPGNCWAYKGSQGYLVIRLSLSVIPTSFCLEHIPKSLSTSGNISSAPRRFSVYGLDDEYQEEGKLLGDYTYQEDGESLQIFPVMEKNGKAFQIIEMRVLSNWGHPEYTCLYRFRVHGTPHTP